Proteins from a genomic interval of Cucumis melo cultivar AY chromosome 7, USDA_Cmelo_AY_1.0, whole genome shotgun sequence:
- the LOC103493814 gene encoding protein NLP4 isoform X3, with amino-acid sequence MDDGMLSPATMLDAPAETAMDLDYMDGLFLDGCWLETADGTEFLHTSPSSFGVNLDPLIGWPATDMNGDFNMTQISRSNQEEGRKISTDEMSLGRKRIDMGQEECSDQSENNGFEGSEMCRRLWIGPGEHLGSPTSVMERLIRAVGYIKDFVRDKDVLVQVWVPINRGGRNVLITNDLPFSQNSSCTRLTKYRDVSVTYEFTANEDSKKALGLPGRVFSRKVPEWTPDVRFFRSDEYPRVNHAHEHDVRGTVALPIFEQGSKNCLGVIEVVMVTQQVKYGSELENVCKALEAVKLRSSDVIGHPNKKQVFNRSNEAVLLEIQNTLKTACETHGLPLAQTWASCIQQSRGGCRHSDENYSCCVSTVDRACFVADQRIQEFHEACSEHHLLKGEGIVGMAFKSNEPCFSSDITSFCNTEYPLSHHAKLFGLHAAVAIRLRCIYISKTDFVLEFFLPVNCRDPEEQRVLLTSLSTIIQRSCRSLRLVTDKECREENMQQSCRSLHLVTDVKLGEESQFPFGEAGLGANGRSAMQDMSKGGKPSEVLSSSGYQHRGFNYDLNGVVEDSGECTTVGNGTLPDVGLGKTGEKRRTKVDKTITLQVLRQYFAGSLKDAAKSIGVCPTTLKRICRQHGIKRWPSRKIKKVGHSLQKLQLVIDSVEGASGAFQIGSLYSNFQELASPNLSGSGSGPPFGAKMGDCLKTSNEVGMSNLQRAASKSPSSSCSQSSSSSQCFSSRSHQNIPHWNEAGSEDQMGGVNPCDGELKRVKSEVEIHVSIMEGSNVPRRSQSCKSLCKHPGAECVVHTAKESNGMAEAVEVQRVKVSFGEEKIRFRVHNRWRHEELLNEIAKRFSISDISKFDLKYLDDESEWVLLTSDTDLQECFHVYKSSRVQTIKLSLQVSRRHKRNFLASSGFS; translated from the exons ATGGATGATGGTATGTTATCACCAGCTACAATGCTGGATGCTCCAGCTGAAACTGCCATGGATTTAGACTACATGGATGGGTTGTTTTTGGATGGTTGTTGGTTAGAAACAGCTGATGGTACTGAGTTTCTTCATACTAGCCCTTCAAGTTTTGGTGTCAACTTAGACCCTTTGATTGGATGGCCTGCTACAGACATGAATGGTGATTTTAACATGACCCAGATTTCAAGAAGTAATCAAGAAGAAGGTAGGAAAATCTCGACTGATGAGATGTCTTTGGGGAGGAAAAGAATTGATATGGGGCAAGAGGAATGCTCTGATCAATCAGAAAACAATGGTTTTGAAGGTTCTGAAATGTGTAGGAGATTGTGGATAGGACCTGGGGAACATTTGGGTTCTCCAACTTCTGTTATGGAGAGATTGATTCGAGCTGTTGGGTATATCAAAGATTTTGTAAGAGACAAAGATGTTCTTGTACAAGTATGGGTGCCTATAAATAGAGGGGGAAGAAATGTTCTCATAACAAATGATCTCCCATTCTCTCAGAATTCTAGCTGCACAAGACTCACTAAATACCGCGACGTCTCTGTAACATATGAATTCACTGCTAATGAAGATTCTAAAAAAGCTTTGGGATTGCCTGGTCGAGTTTTCTCCAGGAAGGTTCCAGAGTGGACTCCTGATGTTCGATTCTTTAGAAGCGACGAATACCCGAGAGTCAATCATGCTCACGAACATGATGTACGTGGAACTGTAGCACTTCCTATTTTTGAACAAGGTAGCAAGAACTGTTTAGGAGTCATTGAAGTTGTCATGGTTACCCAGCAGGTCAAATATGGTTCAGAACTTGAGAATGTTTGCAAAGCTCTTGAG GCAGTCAAGCTTAGGAGCTCTGATGTTATTGGCCACCCGAATAAAAAG CAGGTATTTAACAGGTCCAACGAAGCTGTATTACTAGAGATTCAAAACACTTTGAAAACAGCTTGTGAAACGCACGGCTTGCCTTTGGCACAAACCTGGGCATCGTGTATCCAACAAAGTAGAGGGGGTTGCCGGCACTCGGATGAGAACTACAGTTGCTGCGTATCGACGGTAGACCGAGCTTGCTTTGTAGCCGATCAGCGAATTCAGGAATTTCATGAGGCATGCTCTGAGCATCATTTGCTAAAAGGCGAAGGCATTGTTGGGATGGCATTTAAATCTAATGAGCCGTGTTTCTCAAGTGATATTACATCCTTTTGTAACACAGAATATCCTCTTTCTCACCATGCCAAGCTGTTTGGATTACATGCTGCAGTTGCAATACGCCTTCGTTGCATTTATATTAGTAAAACCGATTTCGTACTAGAGTTCTTCCTGCCTGTAAATTGTAGAGATCCTGAAGAGCAGAGAGTGCTACTCACTTCATTGTCCACAATTATACAACGATCTTGCAGGAGCCTGCGTCTTGTAACAGATAAGGAGTGTAGGGAGGAAAATATGCAACAATCTTGTAGAAGTTTACATCTTGTTACAGATGTTAAACTTGGAGAGGAAAGCCAGTTTCCATTTGGAGAGGCGGGTCTCGGTGCAAATGGAAGATCCGCTATGCAGGACATGTCTAAG GGGGGCAAACCATCGGAAGTCTTAAGTTCCTCTGGTTACCAGCATCGTGGATTTAATTACGATCTGAATGGAGTTGTCGAGGACAGTGGGGAGTGCACAACGGTAGGTAATGGTACCTTGCCTGATGTAGGTTTGGGAAAAACTGGTGAGAAAAGACGAACCAAGGTGGACAAGACTATCACCTTACAAGTTCTTCGGCAATATTTTGCGGGTAGCTTAAAAGATGCTGCAAAAAGCATTGGAG TTTGTCCTACCACATTGAAAAGGATATGTCGGCAACATGGGATTAAACGTTGGCCTTCTCGGAAAATAAAAAAGGTCGGTCACTCATTGCAGAAACTCCAGCTCGTAATTGACTCGGTGGAAGGCGCATCTGGTGCTTTTCAAATTGGATCCTTGTATTCTAATTTCCAGGAGTTGGCCTCTCCAAATCTATCAGGTTCAGGTTCAGGTCCACCTTTTGGTGCAAAGATGGGAGATTGCCTGAAAACATCAAATGAAGTTGGTATGAGCAACCTCCAACGTGCAGCATCAAAATCTCCATCCTCTTCATGTAGCCAAAGTTCGAGTTCGAGCCAATGCTTTTCTAGTCGAAGCCATCAAAATATTCCCCATTGGAACGAAGCAGGAAGTGAAGATCAAATGGGTGGAGTGAATCCTTGCGATGGAGAGCTAAAGAGGGTCAAAAGTGAAGTAGAGATACATGTATCGATTATGGAAGGATCAAACGTTCCTCGAAGATCCCAAAGCTGCAAATCTCTATGCAAACATCCAGGCGCAGAATGTGTAGTGCACACAGCAAAAGAAAGCAATGGGATGGCGGAAGCAGTCGAAGTTCAGAGAGTAAAAGTCAGCTTTGGGGAGGAGAAAATCCGTTTTCGAGTTCATAACCGGTGGAGACACGAAGAGTTACTGAATGAAATCGCAAAACGATTTAGTATCAGTGACATAAGTAAATTTGATCTCAAGTATTTAGATGATGAATCTGAATGGGTGTTATTAACAAGTGATACAGATCTGCAGGAGTGTTTTCATGTTTACAAATCATCTCGGGTCCAAACAATAAAACTATCGCTTCAGGTGTCTCGTCGCCATAAGAGAAACTTTCTTGCAAGCAGTGGCTTCTCATGA
- the LOC103493814 gene encoding protein NLP4 isoform X1, with translation MDDGMLSPATMLDAPAETAMDLDYMDGLFLDGCWLETADGTEFLHTSPSSFGVNLDPLIGWPATDMNGDFNMTQISRSNQEEGRKISTDEMSLGRKRIDMGQEECSDQSENNGFEGSEMCRRLWIGPGEHLGSPTSVMERLIRAVGYIKDFVRDKDVLVQVWVPINRGGRNVLITNDLPFSQNSSCTRLTKYRDVSVTYEFTANEDSKKALGLPGRVFSRKVPEWTPDVRFFRSDEYPRVNHAHEHDVRGTVALPIFEQGSKNCLGVIEVVMVTQQVKYGSELENVCKALEAVKLRSSDVIGHPNKKQVFNRSNEAVLLEIQNTLKTACETHGLPLAQTWASCIQQSRGGCRHSDENYSCCVSTVDRACFVADQRIQEFHEACSEHHLLKGEGIVGMAFKSNEPCFSSDITSFCNTEYPLSHHAKLFGLHAAVAIRLRCIYISKTDFVLEFFLPVNCRDPEEQRVLLTSLSTIIQRSCRSLRLVTDKECREENMQQSCRSLHLVTDVKLGEESQFPFGEAGLGANGRSAMQDMSKVQNHQLETSHRTNSSVQNIQQHSGFVSFFQGGKPSEVLSSSGYQHRGFNYDLNGVVEDSGECTTVGNGTLPDVGLGKTGEKRRTKVDKTITLQVLRQYFAGSLKDAAKSIGVCPTTLKRICRQHGIKRWPSRKIKKVGHSLQKLQLVIDSVEGASGAFQIGSLYSNFQELASPNLSGSGSGPPFGAKMGDCLKTSNEVGMSNLQRAASKSPSSSCSQSSSSSQCFSSRSHQNIPHWNEAGSEDQMGGVNPCDGELKRVKSEVEIHVSIMEGSNVPRRSQSCKSLCKHPGAECVVHTAKESNGMAEAVEVQRVKVSFGEEKIRFRVHNRWRHEELLNEIAKRFSISDISKFDLKYLDDESEWVLLTSDTDLQECFHVYKSSRVQTIKLSLQVSRRHKRNFLASSGFS, from the exons ATGGATGATGGTATGTTATCACCAGCTACAATGCTGGATGCTCCAGCTGAAACTGCCATGGATTTAGACTACATGGATGGGTTGTTTTTGGATGGTTGTTGGTTAGAAACAGCTGATGGTACTGAGTTTCTTCATACTAGCCCTTCAAGTTTTGGTGTCAACTTAGACCCTTTGATTGGATGGCCTGCTACAGACATGAATGGTGATTTTAACATGACCCAGATTTCAAGAAGTAATCAAGAAGAAGGTAGGAAAATCTCGACTGATGAGATGTCTTTGGGGAGGAAAAGAATTGATATGGGGCAAGAGGAATGCTCTGATCAATCAGAAAACAATGGTTTTGAAGGTTCTGAAATGTGTAGGAGATTGTGGATAGGACCTGGGGAACATTTGGGTTCTCCAACTTCTGTTATGGAGAGATTGATTCGAGCTGTTGGGTATATCAAAGATTTTGTAAGAGACAAAGATGTTCTTGTACAAGTATGGGTGCCTATAAATAGAGGGGGAAGAAATGTTCTCATAACAAATGATCTCCCATTCTCTCAGAATTCTAGCTGCACAAGACTCACTAAATACCGCGACGTCTCTGTAACATATGAATTCACTGCTAATGAAGATTCTAAAAAAGCTTTGGGATTGCCTGGTCGAGTTTTCTCCAGGAAGGTTCCAGAGTGGACTCCTGATGTTCGATTCTTTAGAAGCGACGAATACCCGAGAGTCAATCATGCTCACGAACATGATGTACGTGGAACTGTAGCACTTCCTATTTTTGAACAAGGTAGCAAGAACTGTTTAGGAGTCATTGAAGTTGTCATGGTTACCCAGCAGGTCAAATATGGTTCAGAACTTGAGAATGTTTGCAAAGCTCTTGAG GCAGTCAAGCTTAGGAGCTCTGATGTTATTGGCCACCCGAATAAAAAG CAGGTATTTAACAGGTCCAACGAAGCTGTATTACTAGAGATTCAAAACACTTTGAAAACAGCTTGTGAAACGCACGGCTTGCCTTTGGCACAAACCTGGGCATCGTGTATCCAACAAAGTAGAGGGGGTTGCCGGCACTCGGATGAGAACTACAGTTGCTGCGTATCGACGGTAGACCGAGCTTGCTTTGTAGCCGATCAGCGAATTCAGGAATTTCATGAGGCATGCTCTGAGCATCATTTGCTAAAAGGCGAAGGCATTGTTGGGATGGCATTTAAATCTAATGAGCCGTGTTTCTCAAGTGATATTACATCCTTTTGTAACACAGAATATCCTCTTTCTCACCATGCCAAGCTGTTTGGATTACATGCTGCAGTTGCAATACGCCTTCGTTGCATTTATATTAGTAAAACCGATTTCGTACTAGAGTTCTTCCTGCCTGTAAATTGTAGAGATCCTGAAGAGCAGAGAGTGCTACTCACTTCATTGTCCACAATTATACAACGATCTTGCAGGAGCCTGCGTCTTGTAACAGATAAGGAGTGTAGGGAGGAAAATATGCAACAATCTTGTAGAAGTTTACATCTTGTTACAGATGTTAAACTTGGAGAGGAAAGCCAGTTTCCATTTGGAGAGGCGGGTCTCGGTGCAAATGGAAGATCCGCTATGCAGGACATGTCTAAGGTACAAAACCATCAGTTAGAAACGAGTCATCGAACAAATTCATCTGTTCAAAACATCCAACAACATAGTGGCTTTGTCTCATTTTTCCAGGGGGGCAAACCATCGGAAGTCTTAAGTTCCTCTGGTTACCAGCATCGTGGATTTAATTACGATCTGAATGGAGTTGTCGAGGACAGTGGGGAGTGCACAACGGTAGGTAATGGTACCTTGCCTGATGTAGGTTTGGGAAAAACTGGTGAGAAAAGACGAACCAAGGTGGACAAGACTATCACCTTACAAGTTCTTCGGCAATATTTTGCGGGTAGCTTAAAAGATGCTGCAAAAAGCATTGGAG TTTGTCCTACCACATTGAAAAGGATATGTCGGCAACATGGGATTAAACGTTGGCCTTCTCGGAAAATAAAAAAGGTCGGTCACTCATTGCAGAAACTCCAGCTCGTAATTGACTCGGTGGAAGGCGCATCTGGTGCTTTTCAAATTGGATCCTTGTATTCTAATTTCCAGGAGTTGGCCTCTCCAAATCTATCAGGTTCAGGTTCAGGTCCACCTTTTGGTGCAAAGATGGGAGATTGCCTGAAAACATCAAATGAAGTTGGTATGAGCAACCTCCAACGTGCAGCATCAAAATCTCCATCCTCTTCATGTAGCCAAAGTTCGAGTTCGAGCCAATGCTTTTCTAGTCGAAGCCATCAAAATATTCCCCATTGGAACGAAGCAGGAAGTGAAGATCAAATGGGTGGAGTGAATCCTTGCGATGGAGAGCTAAAGAGGGTCAAAAGTGAAGTAGAGATACATGTATCGATTATGGAAGGATCAAACGTTCCTCGAAGATCCCAAAGCTGCAAATCTCTATGCAAACATCCAGGCGCAGAATGTGTAGTGCACACAGCAAAAGAAAGCAATGGGATGGCGGAAGCAGTCGAAGTTCAGAGAGTAAAAGTCAGCTTTGGGGAGGAGAAAATCCGTTTTCGAGTTCATAACCGGTGGAGACACGAAGAGTTACTGAATGAAATCGCAAAACGATTTAGTATCAGTGACATAAGTAAATTTGATCTCAAGTATTTAGATGATGAATCTGAATGGGTGTTATTAACAAGTGATACAGATCTGCAGGAGTGTTTTCATGTTTACAAATCATCTCGGGTCCAAACAATAAAACTATCGCTTCAGGTGTCTCGTCGCCATAAGAGAAACTTTCTTGCAAGCAGTGGCTTCTCATGA
- the LOC103493814 gene encoding protein NLP4 isoform X2: MDDGMLSPATMLDAPAETAMDLDYMDGLFLDGCWLETADGTEFLHTSPSSFGVNLDPLIGWPATDMNGDFNMTQISRSNQEEGRKISTDEMSLGRKRIDMGQEECSDQSENNGFEGSEMCRRLWIGPGEHLGSPTSVMERLIRAVGYIKDFVRDKDVLVQVWVPINRGGRNVLITNDLPFSQNSSCTRLTKYRDVSVTYEFTANEDSKKALGLPGRVFSRKVPEWTPDVRFFRSDEYPRVNHAHEHDVRGTVALPIFEQGSKNCLGVIEVVMVTQQVKYGSELENVCKALEAVKLRSSDVIGHPNKKVFNRSNEAVLLEIQNTLKTACETHGLPLAQTWASCIQQSRGGCRHSDENYSCCVSTVDRACFVADQRIQEFHEACSEHHLLKGEGIVGMAFKSNEPCFSSDITSFCNTEYPLSHHAKLFGLHAAVAIRLRCIYISKTDFVLEFFLPVNCRDPEEQRVLLTSLSTIIQRSCRSLRLVTDKECREENMQQSCRSLHLVTDVKLGEESQFPFGEAGLGANGRSAMQDMSKVQNHQLETSHRTNSSVQNIQQHSGFVSFFQGGKPSEVLSSSGYQHRGFNYDLNGVVEDSGECTTVGNGTLPDVGLGKTGEKRRTKVDKTITLQVLRQYFAGSLKDAAKSIGVCPTTLKRICRQHGIKRWPSRKIKKVGHSLQKLQLVIDSVEGASGAFQIGSLYSNFQELASPNLSGSGSGPPFGAKMGDCLKTSNEVGMSNLQRAASKSPSSSCSQSSSSSQCFSSRSHQNIPHWNEAGSEDQMGGVNPCDGELKRVKSEVEIHVSIMEGSNVPRRSQSCKSLCKHPGAECVVHTAKESNGMAEAVEVQRVKVSFGEEKIRFRVHNRWRHEELLNEIAKRFSISDISKFDLKYLDDESEWVLLTSDTDLQECFHVYKSSRVQTIKLSLQVSRRHKRNFLASSGFS; this comes from the exons ATGGATGATGGTATGTTATCACCAGCTACAATGCTGGATGCTCCAGCTGAAACTGCCATGGATTTAGACTACATGGATGGGTTGTTTTTGGATGGTTGTTGGTTAGAAACAGCTGATGGTACTGAGTTTCTTCATACTAGCCCTTCAAGTTTTGGTGTCAACTTAGACCCTTTGATTGGATGGCCTGCTACAGACATGAATGGTGATTTTAACATGACCCAGATTTCAAGAAGTAATCAAGAAGAAGGTAGGAAAATCTCGACTGATGAGATGTCTTTGGGGAGGAAAAGAATTGATATGGGGCAAGAGGAATGCTCTGATCAATCAGAAAACAATGGTTTTGAAGGTTCTGAAATGTGTAGGAGATTGTGGATAGGACCTGGGGAACATTTGGGTTCTCCAACTTCTGTTATGGAGAGATTGATTCGAGCTGTTGGGTATATCAAAGATTTTGTAAGAGACAAAGATGTTCTTGTACAAGTATGGGTGCCTATAAATAGAGGGGGAAGAAATGTTCTCATAACAAATGATCTCCCATTCTCTCAGAATTCTAGCTGCACAAGACTCACTAAATACCGCGACGTCTCTGTAACATATGAATTCACTGCTAATGAAGATTCTAAAAAAGCTTTGGGATTGCCTGGTCGAGTTTTCTCCAGGAAGGTTCCAGAGTGGACTCCTGATGTTCGATTCTTTAGAAGCGACGAATACCCGAGAGTCAATCATGCTCACGAACATGATGTACGTGGAACTGTAGCACTTCCTATTTTTGAACAAGGTAGCAAGAACTGTTTAGGAGTCATTGAAGTTGTCATGGTTACCCAGCAGGTCAAATATGGTTCAGAACTTGAGAATGTTTGCAAAGCTCTTGAG GCAGTCAAGCTTAGGAGCTCTGATGTTATTGGCCACCCGAATAAAAAG GTATTTAACAGGTCCAACGAAGCTGTATTACTAGAGATTCAAAACACTTTGAAAACAGCTTGTGAAACGCACGGCTTGCCTTTGGCACAAACCTGGGCATCGTGTATCCAACAAAGTAGAGGGGGTTGCCGGCACTCGGATGAGAACTACAGTTGCTGCGTATCGACGGTAGACCGAGCTTGCTTTGTAGCCGATCAGCGAATTCAGGAATTTCATGAGGCATGCTCTGAGCATCATTTGCTAAAAGGCGAAGGCATTGTTGGGATGGCATTTAAATCTAATGAGCCGTGTTTCTCAAGTGATATTACATCCTTTTGTAACACAGAATATCCTCTTTCTCACCATGCCAAGCTGTTTGGATTACATGCTGCAGTTGCAATACGCCTTCGTTGCATTTATATTAGTAAAACCGATTTCGTACTAGAGTTCTTCCTGCCTGTAAATTGTAGAGATCCTGAAGAGCAGAGAGTGCTACTCACTTCATTGTCCACAATTATACAACGATCTTGCAGGAGCCTGCGTCTTGTAACAGATAAGGAGTGTAGGGAGGAAAATATGCAACAATCTTGTAGAAGTTTACATCTTGTTACAGATGTTAAACTTGGAGAGGAAAGCCAGTTTCCATTTGGAGAGGCGGGTCTCGGTGCAAATGGAAGATCCGCTATGCAGGACATGTCTAAGGTACAAAACCATCAGTTAGAAACGAGTCATCGAACAAATTCATCTGTTCAAAACATCCAACAACATAGTGGCTTTGTCTCATTTTTCCAGGGGGGCAAACCATCGGAAGTCTTAAGTTCCTCTGGTTACCAGCATCGTGGATTTAATTACGATCTGAATGGAGTTGTCGAGGACAGTGGGGAGTGCACAACGGTAGGTAATGGTACCTTGCCTGATGTAGGTTTGGGAAAAACTGGTGAGAAAAGACGAACCAAGGTGGACAAGACTATCACCTTACAAGTTCTTCGGCAATATTTTGCGGGTAGCTTAAAAGATGCTGCAAAAAGCATTGGAG TTTGTCCTACCACATTGAAAAGGATATGTCGGCAACATGGGATTAAACGTTGGCCTTCTCGGAAAATAAAAAAGGTCGGTCACTCATTGCAGAAACTCCAGCTCGTAATTGACTCGGTGGAAGGCGCATCTGGTGCTTTTCAAATTGGATCCTTGTATTCTAATTTCCAGGAGTTGGCCTCTCCAAATCTATCAGGTTCAGGTTCAGGTCCACCTTTTGGTGCAAAGATGGGAGATTGCCTGAAAACATCAAATGAAGTTGGTATGAGCAACCTCCAACGTGCAGCATCAAAATCTCCATCCTCTTCATGTAGCCAAAGTTCGAGTTCGAGCCAATGCTTTTCTAGTCGAAGCCATCAAAATATTCCCCATTGGAACGAAGCAGGAAGTGAAGATCAAATGGGTGGAGTGAATCCTTGCGATGGAGAGCTAAAGAGGGTCAAAAGTGAAGTAGAGATACATGTATCGATTATGGAAGGATCAAACGTTCCTCGAAGATCCCAAAGCTGCAAATCTCTATGCAAACATCCAGGCGCAGAATGTGTAGTGCACACAGCAAAAGAAAGCAATGGGATGGCGGAAGCAGTCGAAGTTCAGAGAGTAAAAGTCAGCTTTGGGGAGGAGAAAATCCGTTTTCGAGTTCATAACCGGTGGAGACACGAAGAGTTACTGAATGAAATCGCAAAACGATTTAGTATCAGTGACATAAGTAAATTTGATCTCAAGTATTTAGATGATGAATCTGAATGGGTGTTATTAACAAGTGATACAGATCTGCAGGAGTGTTTTCATGTTTACAAATCATCTCGGGTCCAAACAATAAAACTATCGCTTCAGGTGTCTCGTCGCCATAAGAGAAACTTTCTTGCAAGCAGTGGCTTCTCATGA
- the LOC103493814 gene encoding protein NLP4 isoform X4 yields MDDGMLSPATMLDAPAETAMDLDYMDGLFLDGCWLETADGTEFLHTSPSSFGVNLDPLIGWPATDMNGDFNMTQISRSNQEEGRKISTDEMSLGRKRIDMGQEECSDQSENNGFEGSEMCRRLWIGPGEHLGSPTSVMERLIRAVGYIKDFVRDKDVLVQVWVPINRGGRNVLITNDLPFSQNSSCTRLTKYRDVSVTYEFTANEDSKKALGLPGRVFSRKVPEWTPDVRFFRSDEYPRVNHAHEHDVRGTVALPIFEQGSKNCLGVIEVVMVTQQVKYGSELENVCKALEAVKLRSSDVIGHPNKKVFNRSNEAVLLEIQNTLKTACETHGLPLAQTWASCIQQSRGGCRHSDENYSCCVSTVDRACFVADQRIQEFHEACSEHHLLKGEGIVGMAFKSNEPCFSSDITSFCNTEYPLSHHAKLFGLHAAVAIRLRCIYISKTDFVLEFFLPVNCRDPEEQRVLLTSLSTIIQRSCRSLRLVTDKECREENMQQSCRSLHLVTDVKLGEESQFPFGEAGLGANGRSAMQDMSKGGKPSEVLSSSGYQHRGFNYDLNGVVEDSGECTTVGNGTLPDVGLGKTGEKRRTKVDKTITLQVLRQYFAGSLKDAAKSIGVCPTTLKRICRQHGIKRWPSRKIKKVGHSLQKLQLVIDSVEGASGAFQIGSLYSNFQELASPNLSGSGSGPPFGAKMGDCLKTSNEVGMSNLQRAASKSPSSSCSQSSSSSQCFSSRSHQNIPHWNEAGSEDQMGGVNPCDGELKRVKSEVEIHVSIMEGSNVPRRSQSCKSLCKHPGAECVVHTAKESNGMAEAVEVQRVKVSFGEEKIRFRVHNRWRHEELLNEIAKRFSISDISKFDLKYLDDESEWVLLTSDTDLQECFHVYKSSRVQTIKLSLQVSRRHKRNFLASSGFS; encoded by the exons ATGGATGATGGTATGTTATCACCAGCTACAATGCTGGATGCTCCAGCTGAAACTGCCATGGATTTAGACTACATGGATGGGTTGTTTTTGGATGGTTGTTGGTTAGAAACAGCTGATGGTACTGAGTTTCTTCATACTAGCCCTTCAAGTTTTGGTGTCAACTTAGACCCTTTGATTGGATGGCCTGCTACAGACATGAATGGTGATTTTAACATGACCCAGATTTCAAGAAGTAATCAAGAAGAAGGTAGGAAAATCTCGACTGATGAGATGTCTTTGGGGAGGAAAAGAATTGATATGGGGCAAGAGGAATGCTCTGATCAATCAGAAAACAATGGTTTTGAAGGTTCTGAAATGTGTAGGAGATTGTGGATAGGACCTGGGGAACATTTGGGTTCTCCAACTTCTGTTATGGAGAGATTGATTCGAGCTGTTGGGTATATCAAAGATTTTGTAAGAGACAAAGATGTTCTTGTACAAGTATGGGTGCCTATAAATAGAGGGGGAAGAAATGTTCTCATAACAAATGATCTCCCATTCTCTCAGAATTCTAGCTGCACAAGACTCACTAAATACCGCGACGTCTCTGTAACATATGAATTCACTGCTAATGAAGATTCTAAAAAAGCTTTGGGATTGCCTGGTCGAGTTTTCTCCAGGAAGGTTCCAGAGTGGACTCCTGATGTTCGATTCTTTAGAAGCGACGAATACCCGAGAGTCAATCATGCTCACGAACATGATGTACGTGGAACTGTAGCACTTCCTATTTTTGAACAAGGTAGCAAGAACTGTTTAGGAGTCATTGAAGTTGTCATGGTTACCCAGCAGGTCAAATATGGTTCAGAACTTGAGAATGTTTGCAAAGCTCTTGAG GCAGTCAAGCTTAGGAGCTCTGATGTTATTGGCCACCCGAATAAAAAG GTATTTAACAGGTCCAACGAAGCTGTATTACTAGAGATTCAAAACACTTTGAAAACAGCTTGTGAAACGCACGGCTTGCCTTTGGCACAAACCTGGGCATCGTGTATCCAACAAAGTAGAGGGGGTTGCCGGCACTCGGATGAGAACTACAGTTGCTGCGTATCGACGGTAGACCGAGCTTGCTTTGTAGCCGATCAGCGAATTCAGGAATTTCATGAGGCATGCTCTGAGCATCATTTGCTAAAAGGCGAAGGCATTGTTGGGATGGCATTTAAATCTAATGAGCCGTGTTTCTCAAGTGATATTACATCCTTTTGTAACACAGAATATCCTCTTTCTCACCATGCCAAGCTGTTTGGATTACATGCTGCAGTTGCAATACGCCTTCGTTGCATTTATATTAGTAAAACCGATTTCGTACTAGAGTTCTTCCTGCCTGTAAATTGTAGAGATCCTGAAGAGCAGAGAGTGCTACTCACTTCATTGTCCACAATTATACAACGATCTTGCAGGAGCCTGCGTCTTGTAACAGATAAGGAGTGTAGGGAGGAAAATATGCAACAATCTTGTAGAAGTTTACATCTTGTTACAGATGTTAAACTTGGAGAGGAAAGCCAGTTTCCATTTGGAGAGGCGGGTCTCGGTGCAAATGGAAGATCCGCTATGCAGGACATGTCTAAG GGGGGCAAACCATCGGAAGTCTTAAGTTCCTCTGGTTACCAGCATCGTGGATTTAATTACGATCTGAATGGAGTTGTCGAGGACAGTGGGGAGTGCACAACGGTAGGTAATGGTACCTTGCCTGATGTAGGTTTGGGAAAAACTGGTGAGAAAAGACGAACCAAGGTGGACAAGACTATCACCTTACAAGTTCTTCGGCAATATTTTGCGGGTAGCTTAAAAGATGCTGCAAAAAGCATTGGAG TTTGTCCTACCACATTGAAAAGGATATGTCGGCAACATGGGATTAAACGTTGGCCTTCTCGGAAAATAAAAAAGGTCGGTCACTCATTGCAGAAACTCCAGCTCGTAATTGACTCGGTGGAAGGCGCATCTGGTGCTTTTCAAATTGGATCCTTGTATTCTAATTTCCAGGAGTTGGCCTCTCCAAATCTATCAGGTTCAGGTTCAGGTCCACCTTTTGGTGCAAAGATGGGAGATTGCCTGAAAACATCAAATGAAGTTGGTATGAGCAACCTCCAACGTGCAGCATCAAAATCTCCATCCTCTTCATGTAGCCAAAGTTCGAGTTCGAGCCAATGCTTTTCTAGTCGAAGCCATCAAAATATTCCCCATTGGAACGAAGCAGGAAGTGAAGATCAAATGGGTGGAGTGAATCCTTGCGATGGAGAGCTAAAGAGGGTCAAAAGTGAAGTAGAGATACATGTATCGATTATGGAAGGATCAAACGTTCCTCGAAGATCCCAAAGCTGCAAATCTCTATGCAAACATCCAGGCGCAGAATGTGTAGTGCACACAGCAAAAGAAAGCAATGGGATGGCGGAAGCAGTCGAAGTTCAGAGAGTAAAAGTCAGCTTTGGGGAGGAGAAAATCCGTTTTCGAGTTCATAACCGGTGGAGACACGAAGAGTTACTGAATGAAATCGCAAAACGATTTAGTATCAGTGACATAAGTAAATTTGATCTCAAGTATTTAGATGATGAATCTGAATGGGTGTTATTAACAAGTGATACAGATCTGCAGGAGTGTTTTCATGTTTACAAATCATCTCGGGTCCAAACAATAAAACTATCGCTTCAGGTGTCTCGTCGCCATAAGAGAAACTTTCTTGCAAGCAGTGGCTTCTCATGA